ATGAGGTCACGCTGGTTTTTAACCTCCATATATGTGCCAACCGGCAGCACACAGCAGAGCACCGCGACAAATAGCAACAGGTTGTGGTAGAAGTGGTGTAAAATGCGCTGCAACCCGAATAGCCACCAACGGTTGCTATGTTTACTGTTGCTTTCACGACATTGCTCTGATCCATCTTTGATCTAAACTTCACTGTACCGATCGTTTCCTTGTGATATgtgtttttgtgaaactttacagaattttttttggaaatggaaaatttgacCTAATTTTCTTGTTAGCCATGTTGCTGTTCTTGTCCCCCCAAAAACTAGAAGAACCATTTCCGTTCAGTTTTCATtcactttattttgtttgcatttatggtatcaattttaaaaatatataaagatATCACTCAAATGATGGGGATGCTTCCTTTCCATTTACACCAGTTCATTCGTACCTGCGCTTGCAATGTTCCGTGTAcgggtaatgttttttttcccctatcTTCTCCATACGTAACCCATACGAATCGCTTGCACTGTTCCTACGCCTCACTGCCTTTTATCGCTTTATCGTACAtactttattgtttgttttgcttctttccggAAACTTTAAAAGCAATAGAAAGAACTTGCCTGTTCAACTTTAATTCGATTAACACTATGCTTACCCCGTTGCCCACACGACGAATCACATCTTTTTGGCGGGAATCTTGCACAGAAAAATGGAACGCGCTACCGAGCGCGAGTGGATCATCATTACGGCGTTGTATATCGCGGTATCGTACATTTGGAAAACACGGTAATAATCGAAAATTTTGCTATTCATATACAACGGTAATAAACAAAaagggtaaaaaaaaacaataaatcaaactAGTAACTTCACTTCGACGGCGTGCCAGGAGGCAACACAAAGGTGGGTACAGCAAGAAAAGCACGCACTCATCATTCGACTAAAATGACTAAATATTTATCTTCATGCACATAGTCACATCCACGACACAACTCCCGaaaatgcatacaaaaaaaaacatctggcAAACAACGCAACAAATCGTACGGTAGTACTTAAAACAAAGTCTTTACTGCTGGCATTAGTTTCCTGCTTTCGCGTAGCTACGAGCCGAACTATTACTCCCGTGGTTCGCGCGTCTCGATTGCTGCCGGGGAATGTGTTGGAGCTGAATATTGATAGCAAGTTTAGATTAGTTAATTCGATGGGGGGTCCTTTTTTAAATGGAATACGCGTCACATTCAACAACATTTTGATACACAGTTTTGATTGGCTTGCCAGTAAATGTTTTGAACGATTTATCCTGTGTTGCGGGGGCGGGGCCAGGACGTTCTTGGTGTCATGAGTTGGTCAAATTATATGCCGTTTCCGTATGAATATACGCGtcgatatttttgtttttacataaTTATTCGTACagactgtttgtttttatcgtaAATCAAATGATTAAACAATATCAAATAATTTGTATGATGCTTAAGGTGCACGGTGAAGTATTCTTCGGTTTGCGatagaattaaaaacaaaacaaaaaacatgcgAATTGCTTCATTTCGAAACCTAAACATTTCAACACAAATGCGGTCCGGCCATTCCTTTTGAATAcacacaataacaaaaaatattaagatttaaaatcaaagtacaaaagaaaaagtggaccgcaaataataaacaagaGAACAATGTATGTTCCCACCAAATGGATGCATTTGCGTTGATGGTCAATTGATGAAAGTCTATcacaaatattgaaaaaagaaagtaaaaataacTGCACTTCGTCGAGAAATATGTAGCTTCCGCACGTCCAAATATACAGTCAAGCAGatgaaaaagtgaaacaaaaagaaaaataacacgaacaaaacaaaaacataagcATATCAAGCATGAATGTAACAATCTAACCAGCACACTACACACTAAGCGCCGGAAATGGCGGACCCTAGCGTCTGATGCGACTTTTGGCTACTGTTTTCCAACGTTCGACGTGCTAGTTTACACTCCAACCTCGTGAATGTAGCAGTCCCGGCACACGCGCACTGCTTTTGTCAGACCATATTTTGGTAGCGGTTTCGATAGATTGGAACAAACGCCACAGAACACCCCACCACAGTTGCGGCAATGGTGTCTTCTGCGAAACGGTGTAAAAGCCGACGCACAAGACATGCACCGTGGGGCATCACAATCCGGGATCCACCTCGGTGGCTCCTCTGGCATCCTTCGCTGTGACTGATGTTGCTCTATGTGTAAATCTCGCCCTGACGTGgctgttgtggtggtggtagcgTTGGCGGAACCGTGATGATTACCGCAACCGCCATTACTATTGCTATTGGTTGGACTGCTTGGACTGCTGCGACTACGGCCGTAGTCGCTTTTGGACCCGCTTGCACTGTGCCGACGAGTTCCGGACgttgtttttcctccctcGACAACGATGCACGCTTCGCTTAAACTAACGCTACGTTCTTGGGCTGTGCGAGCACTGCCGGCACTGCTGTGGCCACTGCCAGCTCCACCGCTCGGCGATGACGCGACCACCGATACGGACACATTCACCGTCACGTTACGGCCCTCAACGCTGGTCGTTCGACGCACCGGTGATGAGTCGCCCGACGAGGCAAACACCGAATCCTGCTCGGGGTTTGCCTCCTCCGCTGAGTAGATGCTTTGACTGGAGCCGCCGCTGTGGTTCTGCTGGTCGGCCGTTATGACGTCCTGTTCACTTGCCCGGAACTCGAACAAATCGGACGGGTTATGGTGGTTGTCTTTCGATTCCTCCACGTTGGCGTTCGCTTCCGGGGGTTCTTCGGGTTCGGGCGGCGACGAATTCATGATGAATACGCTTTTCAGCATTTTGCGCAAATCGGCCGCAAAGTTCGTTTGCAGCTGATCAGCCACACCGGCAATGCACACAAACAGACGATGAAGAAGGTTCTCAGTTGTTCTAAAATTGAACGGAAAAGGAAACATGTTAATAAAACCCTGTGTGTCTGATGGAACAAATTTCAACCACTTACTGAAAGTTATTTCGACCGACCGCTCTGATCGCTAGTACTACCTCCTGCACATCACTGCATTCGCTCTGCGTTGGTGATGTATCACAGCTGGAGGATGAACTacgctgatgctgctgttgctgcataCGGCTATGGCGAGTGCTTCCGTTCGTTCCATTCTTGCCGGTGGTAGTGCTGGCAACCGAGCTGGTCGCTTCCGTCGCTGCAGCATAGGAATGattgtgatggtgatgatgatgatgatgatgatgatgatgctgatgcgaTTGAGGTTTACGGTATGTCGATGACGTCGATGTTGATGCCCGTGGTCGATGGTGGCTCTGCTTGCGATGGTTATTATACTGCGATTGCTTCGTTTGGCTTGAGCTAGGCCGAGCTGAGATGTCTTTGGCATCAAACGTTATACTTTCCTTCGGCGGTCCACCTAGCCTGAACTTCACGTTCTCCGTGTAACACTTTTCCGCGTCCTCTTCTTCATCCTCGTCGTCGTCTGCATCCATATCGTCCGGTTCGTCGACGTCCGCTTCCTCATCCTCGCTCGAGGATTCACTGATTTCGGGAGCCTTGTGCATGCTGCCACTTCTCGATCGGTTGCGAACggatttgtttgcattgcttTGCGCTACAACCGTCGACAATGGATCACCAGCGACGTCGTTATTTTGTTCGTGCACCGTCCGTTCGGTGTCCAGCTCGGGAGACATATCCGTGCTGTGACTTGCCGTACCGTGCCCGGAGTCTGAATCCACCAGCTTCTGCTGGTCGCCGGGACTGGGACTCTTTAGAATGCTTTCTATGTTCCCTTGGGTCACATTCGAAGATGAGGAAACTTCGGTACCGAGAAGCCGCAGTTCGTCGTCCGTCGCGATAAAACTGTCCGTAAGCGGTGCCTCATTTGTCTGTAATAAGTTGCCAAAGTTGGTGTTTGGTATCAGGTATCCCGAAGCACAGTCCGTAGTGACCAGCCCATCTTTCAGGTTCGGATCGTTGTCACCTTCGTCGTCATCCTCGTCATCGCCGTCGGCAGCTTTCTGAATGTGATTGTTATTGTCTTCATCGACCTCCGGTATGTCGTCCCCACCGTAACTACTGACTGGTTTCGAGACCTGTGAGGTAGGCCGCGTTTGCCGCAAATGCCTTTGATTGTGCTGATTCTTTGCCCTGCTGGTGCTACAGCATTCGGCGTTGATGCCGTTACCACCAGTGCCGTTCCGATCACCGCTGCTAGTGCTCACCCCATAACCTTGACTAACTATATGCAAACTTTTATCACCTTCACTAGCATCGTTCACATCCGTCTTTTCATCGGCAGCTACATTGGCCGCGTTCGTCGTCGTGATCGTCGTCGTTGTTACAATGACCACATGCTCTTTGCTTTCGCCCACTGGCTCGAGTGCATCGAAATCTCGCACACCTTCACCGGTGGTggcaccgccaccaccaccctttTCATCACAGATCAATTGTTCGCCCGCACTGATCTCTTCGTTTGTGCAGAGCAGCTTCTCCAGCTGGTACAATTCGTGCTTTGTCAGCGTGTGCAGCAAATCACGCATTTTTATCAGCAGCTTCCGGAAAGGTCGAAAGATCTCCGAAATGTTATCTGCCGGCTGATCCATATTCAGTGGACCATCGCGAAAG
The Anopheles moucheti chromosome 2, idAnoMoucSN_F20_07, whole genome shotgun sequence genome window above contains:
- the LOC128297386 gene encoding lateral signaling target protein 2 homolog translates to MDSLRKWLNKPKADDKSLLARFYHADRALTAIASELDSFDGRAEPVRCTRLVSRLRQGQDRVLAITNQIMDELLGDDRAQRAFRVKFPEEVLQESLAGQLWFGAECLAAGSSILNREAESAKMRPLAKAVTKSLEIVRNRLREQCLRNNTPNSPTLRLDFNDAATEQLYESLKIFDRLFAEFELVYVSAMVQVKTKQEYEMQELICVLFSETLQRALKIGLLEQEQVDSYDPALMFSIPRLAIIAGLVIFRDGPLNMDQPADNISEIFRPFRKLLIKMRDLLHTLTKHELYQLEKLLCTNEEISAGEQLICDEKGGGGGATTGEGVRDFDALEPVGESKEHVVIVTTTTITTTNAANVAADEKTDVNDASEGDKSLHIVSQGYGVSTSSGDRNGTGGNGINAECCSTSRAKNQHNQRHLRQTRPTSQVSKPVSSYGGDDIPEVDEDNNNHIQKAADGDDEDDDEGDNDPNLKDGLVTTDCASGYLIPNTNFGNLLQTNEAPLTDSFIATDDELRLLGTEVSSSSNVTQGNIESILKSPSPGDQQKLVDSDSGHGTASHSTDMSPELDTERTVHEQNNDVAGDPLSTVVAQSNANKSVRNRSRSGSMHKAPEISESSSEDEEADVDEPDDMDADDDEDEEEDAEKCYTENVKFRLGGPPKESITFDAKDISARPSSSQTKQSQYNNHRKQSHHRPRASTSTSSTYRKPQSHQHHHHHHHHHHHHNHSYAAATEATSSVASTTTGKNGTNGSTRHSRMQQQQHQRSSSSSCDTSPTQSECSDVQEVVLAIRAVGRNNFQTTENLLHRLFVCIAGVADQLQTNFAADLRKMLKSVFIMNSSPPEPEEPPEANANVEESKDNHHNPSDLFEFRASEQDVITADQQNHSGGSSQSIYSAEEANPEQDSVFASSGDSSPVRRTTSVEGRNVTVNVSVSVVASSPSGGAGSGHSSAGSARTAQERSVSLSEACIVVEGGKTTSGTRRHSASGSKSDYGRSRSSPSSPTNSNSNGGCGNHHGSANATTTTTATSGRDLHIEQHQSQRRMPEEPPRWIPDCDAPRCMSCASAFTPFRRRHHCRNCGGVFCGVCSNLSKPLPKYGLTKAVRVCRDCYIHEVGV